The genomic stretch GGGGCGGCACTCCAGGAACATAAAACCAATCGGGCGCTTCGGCTCCTTTTTCTGGGGGGTCAGTTTCGCGCCAATAAATCCCGCAATCTTGACCTATTGCATATTGTCCGTCCGGATGCTGCTGTTGCAGGAGCGGGCCGATTGAATCGGTAAGAAGCAAACTTTGGGGATGTTCTTGGAAATTTTTCACAAATGTACCGTCTTCTTCAGGAAGTTGGGTATGGTCGGGAAACGGCGGGGGAAGCTCGGTTTTTGAGGAAGTTTGAACCATTATCGGTTTTTGGGAGTTGGACGTTGCTTCAGTTAGGAATCATTAGGGGCGAGGGATAACCCGCGATCGCTTTATCTCTGCTTTATATATTTAATATTTTAGAAAAACTACCCCAATTATTGCAAAAACCTTGACGATCGTGGAGTCGGTAAATTTATAATGAGTAACAGCGCATTGTGATGAGTCCAATCGTTCCATTAAATGCTCCGTAATAAGCGTCAGTATTGACTTCCAGCGATTGCTTTGGCGAAGTCAGAATAAAGTACGAAATTTCTTTCGATGACAAAAAATAGCTCGGAGTTTCAATAGAGTAATATTACTCAGTCTGGGCATGGCAGATCGCAATAACCGACGATGTGCATTTATTTGAACGAGCCGATTATGCAAACAATTAAACGAATCCTTCTCTGCGTTATTGCTGGTTGTCTAATCTGGACAATTGCTCAGCCCGCACTGGCTACGAAAGCGGTAGGAGAGCCAAGTCATGGCTATTATTGGTTACTGACAGATAATGGTCGTTGGCAATGTCGATCTACCACCGATTCGCAGATACAATCTCACAAAAAATGTCTCAAAGCTGGAGCCATCAAGCCTCAGCAAAGTTAAACATCTCATTCTGAAATCCATGAATCTATTCTATTTGCCTCATTTGACTTTCTTCCTTGCTGAATCTGAGACTTCAGCAGCGTTAATGTGCAAGCCCATTGGTGCAGCAGAATTGACTTTAATTATCGGTATATTAGGGGGACTGGTTGTCTTAATTTCAACCGCTGGATCGACTGCAATTACTTTGGGAACCGGAGGGCTTCTCGCGAAAGTTGCCTTACCCAGCGCTATTACTGGTATCGTTACTAAAGTTATTGCTGGTCTAGGGATAGGAGCTTCAATCACAGGCATTACAATTCCTTTACAGCCATTTCTTGAAATAGCAGCCGTTAAGGGAGCCGTAGACAGTGTTAAAGCAATCTTAGAGTGTCATTCACCTTATGGCTAAGTTTGTTCGCCGATCGCGGATAGTATTACCATGAAAAGATAGTATTACCATGAAAAGACACGCCAGAACTATTCTGAGTCTCACCACAAGTGCGCTCGCAACTCTGAGTTTAACTACTACTGCAACAGGTACTCAAGCCCGATCGCAAACAGAATTCAATCAAACTATTGCCCAAGCTAATCCAGTTGTTCATTGTTTAGTTGTAGGAATTGAACGGGGACAGTTAGCAGTTCGCCGTAGCCCGAATGGACAAGCAATAGCTGGGCTAAATAATGATAATGTAGTTCGGTTTATTCGCAGTCAAGATACTTCTTGGTATTATGTTCGCGTAGTTCGCGGTCCTAACCAGCGAGTCAATGGCATTGAAGGATGGGTCAACAGTCAGTATCTTGAATGTGGTTGGGATTAATTTACAAAATTTACGCCGAACAGACATAAGGACGGACAAAATTGTTACGAGTGACTTCATGGCGAGCTAATGCAATGGATTGGTTAAATCCGGAACTTTATGGAAATCGCGATCGCAAAACTCGCCAGTTCGGTAGCCAGTGCGGTGGCACCCCTTGCCGTTAAAACCGTACAAACCAAATTGAATCCGAGCGAAGTTGAAAAAGCCATTCGCGCCGGAATTGTTGCCGCCCGCGATCGCGAAGCCACTCTACCGCCCGAACAATCGCTCTTTTACCGCTCCGAACCGGATTTCGTCGATCGCTTCCTCCAGCAGTTTTTGAGTGGCGAAGGGGTGTTAAATGAGTTGGGCAAACCCTTGATCGGCGGCGATTTGCCCGATGTCGCATACTTGGCAAAAGAGTTCGCGCGATCGGCTGATAAAAACGACAAAATCGACTTACAAACTGCGGAAATCGAATCATGGCTCCAGGAATTTGTCAAGCATTATTTCCAGGGAACTAGCACTTACTTAAAATTTCAGGTTGCAAAGGAAGACTATCTGCGGCAACTGTGCGAACAGTACGACGATGTAAAATTTGCCGGAATGCCCGTTGCCGGTCAAGAAAGCGAGAAATGCGCCCAACTCGCCGAAATCTTCGTCATGCCTGATGTTATGGAGGAAGGGCGAGCGAACCGCTTCGAGCGCTTGTTAGAAACGTTTCCCGACCGTCAGGCGCAATTGTGGGAAGAACAGCGACAGCGCGCGATGCTCGAAAATCCCAGCACCGTAAAATATTCGGCGCGGGAACTCATTAAACGCGGCAGCAAAGCCGTTTTATTGGGTGCGCCCGGTTCTGGAAAAACGACGCTGACGGGGTATTTTGTCACCGTTTTTGCTCGCAATTGGCAGGATGAAATTAAGGAACTCGGATTCGACCCCCAGCGCGATATCTTGCCCGTTCCCATTCGCATTCGCGACCTTGCACGCTTTCAAGACCTCAGCATCCTCGACTACCTCAAACAGAATGCCGAGAAAAGTTTGTGCGTGAAAACTTTGCCTGCCGGATTCTTTCAGCATTGGCTTGAGGACGGGCGCGCGTTGATTTTGCTCGATGGGTTGGATGAAGTCGCCAACGAAGCGCAACGGTACAAAGTCGTGGAACGCATCGAGTGTTTTTTAAAGCAATTTGGCAGCAATCGCGCCCTGATTACCTCGCGTCCGGCGGGATATCGTCGCGACTTTTTTGGCACCGCAGAATTTCCCCACTTCGAGTTGCAGCCCTTCGATAAGGAAAAAATCGATGTCTTTATCGACCAGTGGTACAATAGCCGTTTTCCCGACCCGCGCGAAGCCGAACGGCGCAAAGCCAGCCTGCGGAAAGCGCTGGAAGAGAGCGAACGCCTGACGCGATTGGCAAGCAACCCCCTGCTGCTAACGATTATCGTGCTGATTCACCGCTACCAGGCGATTTTACCGCGCGATCGCCACAAACTCTACGATAAAGCTGTCGAAACCCTGATAACCGCTTGGGATGCAAACAAAGAAATCAGCAGCGAAAAATCCCTGAAATATCTCAACTTAGACGACGTGCGGCGGTTGATGGAACGCCTCGCCTACTGGATTCACAGCCAAGGCGGAACCGGCGACGCAGAGGGCGGTACGCTGATTGACCGAGACGAGTTACTGGAGCAGTTGACCGCCGAAATCAAGCAGGTGGCGGGCGTGGAGCGGTATAAAGCAGCGGAGGAAGCGAAGCGGTTTATAACTTTAGTGCGAGACAGAACCGGATTGCTCAACGAACAGGGACAAGATTGTTACGCCTTCGTCCATAAAACCTTTCAGGAATATCTCTGCGCCCAAGAAATCCAGTATCGGCATGACGAGGAGGATTTTGAGGTCGTTATCGAACACATCCAAGAACACCTGCACGACCCGCACTGGCAGGAAGTTTTGCTTTTGCTCGTCGCCCAGCAGAAACCGAAGAAGGCAATTCGAGCGATTCGCGCGATTCTGGAACGGGGGAGCGAGTACGAATGCTGGCTGCATCACGATTTGCTGTTTGCCAGTCGTTGTTTGGGAGAATTTTCCAAGGGATTGTTAGCGGCGGATGGGGCGTTGGTGGGGGAGATTTTGCAGCGTTTGGTGGCGTTGGAGGTGGATAAGCGAGTTGGGTGGAAGGTTGGAGGGCAGGTTTTTAAAGTTCTCTGCAAGTTGGGCGAGACGGAGTTGGAAGGACAGGCGCTGAAGTTGTTGAAGGCGAGAAAAAGTGAGATTGGTAAGAGTAGATTGCAACAATATCAAGCCGCTCTTGGCGAAGAAGAGGTTGCTATTCAAGCCTTGCTATCCTGTTTCCAGGATAAGGATTCAAGCGTGCGCTGGAGGGCTGCGAATACTTTGGGGAAATTGAGAAACAGCAACCCTGCTGTCATCGAAGCCCTACTCAAATGCCTCCAAGATAAGGATCCAAGGGTGCGCTGGAAGACTGCGGAAGCTTTGCAGAATTGGGGAAACAGCAACCCTGCTGTCATCGAAGCCCTACTCAAATGCCTCCAAGATGAGCATCGACTCGTACGCTCGAGTGCTGCGGAAGCTTTGCGGAAATTGGGAAACAGCAACCCCGCTGTCATCGAAGCCTTACTCAAATGCCTCCAAGATGAGCATTCACTCGTACGCTGGAAGACTGCGGAAGCTTTGCAGAATTGGGGAAACAGCAACCCCACTGTCATCGAAGCCTTACTCAAATGCCTCCAAGATGAGCATCCACTCGTACGCTGGAAGACTGCGGAAGCTTTGCAGAATTGGGAAAACAGCAACCCCCCTGTCATCGAAGCCTTACTCAAATGCCTCCAGGATAAGGATTCAAACGTGCGATCGAGTGCTGCGGGAGCTTTGGGGAAATTGGGAAATAGCAACCCCCCTGTCATCGAAGCCTTACTCAAATGCCTCCAGGATAAGGATTCAAGCTTGCGCTCGAGTGCTGCGGGAGCTTTGGGGAAATTAGGAAATAGCAACCCCCCTGTCATCGAAGCCTTACTCTCCTGCCTCCAAGATAAGGATTCAAGCTTGCGCTCGAGTGCTGCGGATGCTTTAGGGAATTTGGGAAACAGCAACCCTGCTGTCATCAAAGCTTTACTCTCCTGCCTCCAAGATAAGGATTCAAGCTTGCGCTGGAGTGCTGCGGAAGCTTTGGGGAAATTGGGAAACAGCAACCCCACTGTCATCGAAGCCTTACTCGAATGCCTTCAGGAGCCTTTATTGACCTCGAATGCTTTGGGGGAATTAGGCAAACAAAGCGATGTTATTCTTCCCGCCCTCGAACAGTGGTTGCAACAATACCAAGATACAGAATTTATCGGCGCTGGAATTGATGCGCTGTGGCAGTTGGTAGAGGAACAGTAAGTCACACCCAAACGGTAGGGACGTTGTATACAACGTCCCTACAACGAAATCAGTAACCAACAAAATTAACTACACTGGAATAATATCAAAAGTGTCGCGATCGCCAATTAAATAGAAGAAGAAATCCGAATCTATTGTCAGAATTTTACGATATCCAGTTTTTTCTGCTGCTAAAACTAACGTCGCATCGGCTAAATCCATCGGGCGATCGCGATATTTTTCCATTAACTCAAACAAGCGATTATAATCGCTGTTTTGAATTTCGTAAATACTTAGTAATCCGTTCAGTAACAGTTTTCCTAACTCATTTTGCAACACCCATCCCCCACGATGCAGCGCAAGATACATGGCTTCAGTCAAACAAGCCCAGGTTGTTATTAAGGGAGAACTCAGCGTTAGTATTTTGCTTTTGTAGGCTTCATGCTTAGGCTGAGTGCGATCGACCAGACAAAATAAAACACGCATCGCACAGAATCATAGCTCTAAGCCTTTTCCTCGATACTTATCCAGCACCAATTGACCGTAACTTATCGCCGAGCTTGGCGAAGAGATTTCAATTTTGTCTACTGATTCAAAGTATTTTATCCAGGTTTCTTTAACTCGATCTTGATTTTGGTGAAGAACTGAATTATTAGGCTGTCGATTTCGTAAAGAATCAATAAAATCGCTGACTTCTTGTAAAAATGATTCTGGGAGTTGATGGAGCTTCCTAATAGTGGTTTCGCGTAGCGTCACGATCCGTCTTTCCTTATAAGTGTAAATCCTTCCTTATTTTACTCTAACGCTGTTGCAGGTATAGCGCTACGCAAATAGTTTAAGACATTGGGTAAGGTAGGCATCGCTCACCAGCCATAGCATTCGGCTTTTAGAGTTGTGTACTCTTAAGGAAGTAGCGCTATAACTGAGCAAAATTAAATGGACGAAAAGTTTTCGCTCTTACTCTTCTAACACTTCAACAACTTCTTCAATCGCAACATCAAAAAGGCGAGCGAATTTCTGAAGCGCTGTATAGTCTACTGTCGAAAGCCGAGAAGAACGCGAATAATTTTTAACTGTACTGTAAGGAATTCCCGATCGCTCGGACACTTCTTTGAGCGTCCAACCCTTCTCTTCTGCCAGTTCTTTTACCCTTAACCGAATCGCGCCCATCTTTGAAGACTTGACAAAGCACAAGTAAGACATCACTCTTCCAAAACTTCGACGACTTCTTCAATCGCAACATCAAAAAGGCGAGCGAGTTTCTGAAGTGCCGTATAATCTACCGTCGCTAGACGAGAAACTTGGGCGTATTTTTTAACTGTACTGTAAGGAATTCCCGATCGCTCGGACACTTCTTTGAGCGTCCAGCCCTTCTCCTCTGCCAGTTCTTTCACCCTTAACCGAATCGCTCCCATCTTATGCTTGACAAAAGCCATGAGCATGGCTTTTAATATTTTTATTCAAACAAGCAATCGCCCTCCGACCTCAGAAATCAAGGGCGACTGCCGTTCTTTAACCATCCACAAAACGTGGAAAGAATAGCTCTATGATACCAACACAACCGACTTATCGCGAACAACTTCAACCGTGGTGTATCGTGCGGCAATTACCCGAAATGCAGCGCATCGTCGTCGCTCGCTTCCGTCGCCGTCCTGAAGCTGAAGCCTATCTCGCCGTATTGCGGCGTTTGCTCCCCGCCGCCCCCCATGTCATTTTGTTTGGGGAACAGTTAGGATAACGCCTCTACCGCTCGCGCTTCGTGTCTTGAGTCGGGGATAGTGCTGCTATGCCCGACCTTGCACCAATTACAGCCAGTAGCGAATCTTTCACCTTAGATTCGATTTTAATACCAATTCTCCGAGTTTGGACGACACATCTTGATGCTGAAACCTATAATATATCTAGGTTTCTTCATTTTTAATTTTGAATTGGTATAAGTTTAAGATTGTTCGCGATCGCGAGCGTATTTTCAGCTAAATAATCTCATCGTTCCACCCACTTATCCTCTTACCCTTGACCTCGTAACCAAAATTTGATATAGAGGCTAACTGAATTTTAACTATTTTTAAAGCACGAACTCGATCGCGCGATCGCAATTCTCCCAATCTTGCTGCTCGGTATCGCCCCACCTTCTCCCCGAACACCATCCCGCAAGGCTTCCACTGGATATTAAAGAAAATTTGTCAAGACTATAATTGTTTGAATTTTGTTAAGGGTTCTTGCTGTAGATACTCGCAAAAATGTAAATTATTCGTTACAGATTTATATCAAATTGTGTCAAATTGGGGGGTTTGGCGAAATTGGGGTGACGTTTTTTGTTACAAAAAGCTAATGTTAATCCCCCGTCCGTTATCATCCGATCGCGAGTTTGGCAACTGCCCCTTGAATTGGATAATGGACTGACGAGCCTGTCCCCTAAAGTAACGCCCAGTTAAGGAGAAGCATCTTTATGTTCACTCACGTCAAGTCCACCATTCGCAGCATTGCACCCGCAGAACTGAACAATCGTTCGCTCATGAAGGTGGTCTATGTCGTGTTGGAGTCTCAGTACCAAAGCACGCTATCGGCAGCCGTCCGAGAGATTAACGACAAAAATCCGAACCTCGCGATTGAAGTGAGCGGTTACTTAATCGAAGAACTGCGCGACCCGGAAAACTACGAAAACTTCAAGCGAGACATGGCAGAGGCAAACATCTTCATCGCCTCGCTCGTCTTCATCGAAGATCTCGCCGATAAAGTCGTCGCTGCGGTGGAACCTTACCGGGACTCCCTTGATGTTGCCGTCGTTTTCCCCTCGTTACCCAAGGTGATGCGCCTGAACAAGATGGGACGCTTCACGATGGAGAACTTAGGGCAAAGCAAAAGTGCGATCGCACAATTCATGCGCAAACGCAAGGAAAAGAACGGTTCTTCCTTTGAAGACAGTATGCTCAAACTCCTGCGCACCCTGCCCAAAGTCCTGAAATATATGCCCATCGACAAGGCGCAGGATGCCCGTCACTTCATGATGAGCTTTCAATACTGGCTGGGCGGTTCCCCCGACAACATCGAGAATATGCTCTTGATGTTAGCCGATAAATATGTCTTCAAAGACAGCAATCTTCACAGCCAAGATTACGCCGAACCCGTCGTCTATCCCGATATGGGCATTTGGCATCCCCTCGCGCCAAAGATGTTTGAAGATGCGAAAGAATATTGGCAGTGGTTTAACAACCGCGACGACATCTCCGCCGATATTCGCGACCCCCTCGCCCCCTGCGTCGGCTTAGTCTTGCAACGCACCCACCTCGTCACCGGCGACGATGCTCATTACGTGGCAATGGTGCAAGAACTCGAAGCAATGGGCGCGCGCGTCATTGCCGTATTCTCCGGCGGTTTAGACTTCTCCAAACCCGTCGATGAATATTTTTGGACTGATTCTAACGCTGCTGCCGTCGATGTAATGGTTTCTTTAACCGGATTCGCCCTCGTCGGCGGTCCCGCGCGGCAAGACCACCCGAAAGCGATTGAATCCTTAAAGCGCCTCAACCGACCCTATATGGTCGCTTTGCCCTTGGTGTTCCAAACCACCGAAGAATGGGAAAAGAGCGATTTAGGCTTGCATCCGATTCAAGTCGCGCTGCAAATTGCGATTCCGGAATTGGATGGTGCGATCGAACCGATTATCCTCTCCGGACGCGATGGTAACACGGGACGCGCGATCGCATTGCAAGATCGTATCGAAGCGATCGCGC from Oscillatoria sp. FACHB-1406 encodes the following:
- a CDS encoding SH3 domain-containing protein, with the translated sequence MKRHARTILSLTTSALATLSLTTTATGTQARSQTEFNQTIAQANPVVHCLVVGIERGQLAVRRSPNGQAIAGLNNDNVVRFIRSQDTSWYYVRVVRGPNQRVNGIEGWVNSQYLECGWD
- a CDS encoding helix-turn-helix transcriptional regulator, translated to MGAIRLRVKELAEEKGWTLKEVSERSGIPYSTVKNYSRSSRLSTVDYTALQKFARLFDVAIEEVVEVLEE
- a CDS encoding HEAT repeat domain-containing protein gives rise to the protein MEIAIAKLASSVASAVAPLAVKTVQTKLNPSEVEKAIRAGIVAARDREATLPPEQSLFYRSEPDFVDRFLQQFLSGEGVLNELGKPLIGGDLPDVAYLAKEFARSADKNDKIDLQTAEIESWLQEFVKHYFQGTSTYLKFQVAKEDYLRQLCEQYDDVKFAGMPVAGQESEKCAQLAEIFVMPDVMEEGRANRFERLLETFPDRQAQLWEEQRQRAMLENPSTVKYSARELIKRGSKAVLLGAPGSGKTTLTGYFVTVFARNWQDEIKELGFDPQRDILPVPIRIRDLARFQDLSILDYLKQNAEKSLCVKTLPAGFFQHWLEDGRALILLDGLDEVANEAQRYKVVERIECFLKQFGSNRALITSRPAGYRRDFFGTAEFPHFELQPFDKEKIDVFIDQWYNSRFPDPREAERRKASLRKALEESERLTRLASNPLLLTIIVLIHRYQAILPRDRHKLYDKAVETLITAWDANKEISSEKSLKYLNLDDVRRLMERLAYWIHSQGGTGDAEGGTLIDRDELLEQLTAEIKQVAGVERYKAAEEAKRFITLVRDRTGLLNEQGQDCYAFVHKTFQEYLCAQEIQYRHDEEDFEVVIEHIQEHLHDPHWQEVLLLLVAQQKPKKAIRAIRAILERGSEYECWLHHDLLFASRCLGEFSKGLLAADGALVGEILQRLVALEVDKRVGWKVGGQVFKVLCKLGETELEGQALKLLKARKSEIGKSRLQQYQAALGEEEVAIQALLSCFQDKDSSVRWRAANTLGKLRNSNPAVIEALLKCLQDKDPRVRWKTAEALQNWGNSNPAVIEALLKCLQDEHRLVRSSAAEALRKLGNSNPAVIEALLKCLQDEHSLVRWKTAEALQNWGNSNPTVIEALLKCLQDEHPLVRWKTAEALQNWENSNPPVIEALLKCLQDKDSNVRSSAAGALGKLGNSNPPVIEALLKCLQDKDSSLRSSAAGALGKLGNSNPPVIEALLSCLQDKDSSLRSSAADALGNLGNSNPAVIKALLSCLQDKDSSLRWSAAEALGKLGNSNPTVIEALLECLQEPLLTSNALGELGKQSDVILPALEQWLQQYQDTEFIGAGIDALWQLVEEQ
- a CDS encoding PIN domain-containing protein, encoding MRVLFCLVDRTQPKHEAYKSKILTLSSPLITTWACLTEAMYLALHRGGWVLQNELGKLLLNGLLSIYEIQNSDYNRLFELMEKYRDRPMDLADATLVLAAEKTGYRKILTIDSDFFFYLIGDRDTFDIIPV
- a CDS encoding helix-turn-helix transcriptional regulator; amino-acid sequence: MGAIRLRVKELAEEKGWTLKEVSERSGIPYSTVKKYAQVSRLATVDYTALQKLARLFDVAIEEVVEVLEE